The genomic DNA ACGCTGGCCAGTCCGGCGTCCTTGGCGGCGCGGATCACCCGGACCGCGATCTCCCCGCGATTGGCGACCAGCACCTTGGAGATCTTTGAGCTGGCGTGGTTGGCCACGGTGCCTCCTCGGCAGTGTTCTCTAAGAAACGTCTTTAAGAATCTATCGCGGGCAGTTTATGCGCCGCACCTTGGCGCTCGCCAAACCGGTATCGGTTACTGGTGAGTAGGGTTCGGCTCGGATTTCTCTGTGAACCCATCACTCCTGTTGACGACCAGAATTCGCGTGTCGACCGGCAGCCGGACGCCATTACTGTTGGTCCGTGGGCGCGGCGATATTCATCATTGCCGTGGGCGTGTTGGTGGGCGGCGTGATGGTCGCGGCGCCCAGGAGGATCTGGTGGGCCACCCAGTCCTGGAAGTTCCGCGATCCCGATGCCGAAGCGCAACAGCGGGCAGCCGAGGTGGCCTTCGTGGTGCGGACGATCGACGGACCGTGGACGCGGAACTCGTCTGGGCGCCAACCAAACTCGGCGACGTCGAACACGCCGACGACTGTCGGCTGGGCAACAAGTACGTGATCCACGCGGTCGATGTCAGAGACGCGACAGCGACGACTCCGATCCGCACCAAAGGGCCAATCGTCAATCCGGAGGGCAGCGAGATCAACCTCGCGCCGGGGAACGGCAGACGGTACGGGCGTTCCGACGATACTCACCGATGGCCCGGCGGCCGATCGCCGCGGCACCATCGTCATGCCGCCTGCGCCTGGCAACCGGGTTCCTGGAAAGCGCTGATCAGGCGCCGCGCAGCCGCCGCTTGATCCGCGCCAGCATCGCCGACATACCGCGCAGCCGTAGCGGGCTGATCAACGCGGCCAGACCCAGCGCGGTGTAGAAGTCGTCGGGCACCGCCAGGATGTCATCGGCCGACTGGCCATCCAGGCCGGTCGCCAAGATGGCGGCGAAGCCCCGCGTCGTCGGGGCCTCCGGGGGAGCGCTGAAGAACAGCCGCACCTTGCCCCGATCGGACGCGTCGACGTCCAGAAACAGCGGGGACTGGCATTCCGGCACGGGCTCCATCCCCGCCTCCTCGAGATGAGTCGGCAGAGGGGGAAGCTCGTTGGCGAACTCCAGCAACAGCTGCAACTTGTCCTGGCCGGCCACCTCCTGGAAGTCGGAGACAACCTCTGCCAGGGCGGCCGGCATCGAACTCATGAGGCGCCCGGAGCCTCACCTGCATCGGGGCCGACGGCCACTGGCACCCGCACGGCATTGCCCCACTCGGTCCACGAGCCGTCGTAGTTGCGCACACCGGGCAGCCCGAGCAGGTGGGTCAGGACAAACCAGGTGTGGCTGGAGCGCTCACCGATGCGGCAGTACACCACCGTCTTGTCGTCGGGGTTGAGGAAGCCGTAGAGCTCCTCGAGCTCGGCGCGGCTGCGGAACTGGCCGCTGTCGCGGGCGGCCTTGGCCCACGGGATCGACTTCGCCGTGGGGATGTGCCCGCCGCGCAGCGCGCCTTCCTCCGGGTAGTCGGGCATGTGGGTGCGTTCGCCGGTGTACTCCTGGGGCGAGCGGACGTCGATCAACGGCTGCTTGCCGAGAATGTCCAGCACGTCGTTGCGGTAGGCCCGGATCGGGGCGTCGTTGCGTTCCACGACCGGATAGCCGCTGGACTGTCGGGTGGGCACCTCAAGGGTGGTGTCGCGGCCGTGGGAAACCCACAGGTCGCGGCCTCCGTCGAGCAGGCGCACGTCGGGGTGACCGAACAGAGTGAACACCCACAGCGCGTAGGCCGCCCACCAGTTGCTCTTGTCGCCATAGATGACGACGGTGTCGTCGCGGCTGATGCCCTTGCGATCCATCAGTTCGGCGAACTGCTCACCGTCGATGTAGTCACGCACATTGGGGTCGTTGAGGTCGAGATGCCAGTCGATCTTGACCGCGCCGGGGATGTGGCCCGTGTCGTAGAGGAGGACATCCTCGTCGGATTCGACGATGGCCAAACCGGGCCGGCCCAGGTTGCTGGCCAGCCAGTCGGCGGTGACCAGACGCTCCGGATGGGCGTACTCGGCAAGAGTGGGGCTGGGATCAGCAGGCAGCGGCACACCAAGAGCGTACCGTCGGGCCGGATATCCGGGGTGTGGCAGTGCCTACGACCGGCGCAGATTGCCGCATCGGGGGCCCGTTGCGCGGCCTTAGGCTTACGGCCGTGGGAGTTGCGATCCTGTGTCAGTCGATATGCGCCAAAAGGTGTCAATCCGGCGCCGGTGAAGGCCTATCTGAGCTGGGCGCCCGATGTGCCGCAAGTCGACAGTGCCGCTTCGGACCGATGCACCGT from Mycobacterium sp. DL440 includes the following:
- a CDS encoding SufE family protein, with protein sequence MSSMPAALAEVVSDFQEVAGQDKLQLLLEFANELPPLPTHLEEAGMEPVPECQSPLFLDVDASDRGKVRLFFSAPPEAPTTRGFAAILATGLDGQSADDILAVPDDFYTALGLAALISPLRLRGMSAMLARIKRRLRGA
- a CDS encoding sulfurtransferase, which codes for MPLPADPSPTLAEYAHPERLVTADWLASNLGRPGLAIVESDEDVLLYDTGHIPGAVKIDWHLDLNDPNVRDYIDGEQFAELMDRKGISRDDTVVIYGDKSNWWAAYALWVFTLFGHPDVRLLDGGRDLWVSHGRDTTLEVPTRQSSGYPVVERNDAPIRAYRNDVLDILGKQPLIDVRSPQEYTGERTHMPDYPEEGALRGGHIPTAKSIPWAKAARDSGQFRSRAELEELYGFLNPDDKTVVYCRIGERSSHTWFVLTHLLGLPGVRNYDGSWTEWGNAVRVPVAVGPDAGEAPGAS